The following proteins are co-located in the Colletotrichum lupini chromosome 4, complete sequence genome:
- a CDS encoding calcineurin subunit B codes for MGNTTSTVLDNIVQGSNFDREEVDRLRKRFMKLDKDNSGTIERDEFLSLPQISSNPLATRMIAIFDEDGGGDVDFQEFVSGLSAFSSKGNKEQKLRFAFKVYDIDRDGYISNGELFIVLKMMVGSNLKDQQLQQIVDKTIMEADLDKDGKISFEEFTKMVENTDVSMSMTLDTF; via the exons ATGGGCAACACTACCAGTACGGTGTTGGACAACATCGTCCAGGGGTCCAACT TCGACAGAGAAGAAGTTGATCGTCTGAGGAAACGTTTCATGAAGCTGGATAAG GACAATTCCGGCACAATCGAGCGCGATGAGTTCCTCAGCCTGCCCCAGATTTCCTCCAACCCGCTTGCCACGAG AATGATTGCGATCTTTGACGAGGATGGTGGCGGTGACGTTGACTTCCAGGAATTCGTATCAGGCCTCAGCGCCTTTTCCAGCAAGGGCAACAAGGAGCAGAAGCTGCGCTTCGCCTTCAAGGTGTACGATATCGATCGCGACGGGTACATCAGCAATGGCGAGCTCTTTATTGTGCTCAAGATGATGGTTGGAAGCAACCTTAAGGACCAGCAGCTGCAGCAGATCGTCGATAAGACCATCATGGAGGCCGACTTGGATAAGGATGGCAAGATCAGCTTTGAGGAGTTCACCAAGATGGTAGAGAACACGGACGTCAGCATGAGCATGACTTTGG ACACGTTTTAG
- a CDS encoding glycoprotease, producing MSDTATRPPKRPRDLNLDIDTPPTPQHHYQQQQQQHQQPPPPAAMTAESPSKLTTANMTKKRGLIALGCEGSANKLGIGVMLHNGTESTILSNIRHTFVSPPGTGFLPKDTAKHHRSFFVQIARRALREAGVAVADVDCVCFTKGPGMGAPLTSVAVAARTLALLWDKPLVGVNHCVGHIEMGRTITGAQNPVVLYVSGGNSQVIAYAEQRYRIFGETLDIAVGNCLDRFARTLEISNDPAPGYNIEQLAKKGARLLELPYAVKGMDCSFSGILAYADILAGQMKAAQAKGEETFTPADLCFSLQETVFAMLVEITERAMAHVGSNQVLIVGGVGCNERLQEMMGGMAAERGGSVYATDERFCIDNGIMIAHAGLLAYETGFRTSLEDSSCTQRFRTDEVFVKWRD from the coding sequence ATGAGCGACACCGCAACCCGTCCACCAAAGAGGCCCCGCGATCTAAACCTCGACATCGACACCCCACCAACACCTCAACACCACTaccaacagcaacagcaacagcatcagcaaccaccaccacccgcAGCCATGACCGCAGAATCCCCCTCCAAGCTCACGACAGCAAACATGACCAAGAAGCGCGGCCTCATCGCCCTCGGCTGCGAAGGCTCCGCCAACAAGCTCGGCATCGGCGTGATGCTCCACAACGGCACAGAGTCCACCATCCTCTCCAACATCCGCCACACCTTCGTCTCCCCGCCCGGCACCGGCTTCCTCCCCAAAGACACGGCCAAGCACCACCGCTCCTTCTTCGTCCAGATCGCCCGTCGCGCCCTCCGCGAGGCCGGCGTCGCCGTCGCCGACGTGGACTGCGTCTGCTTCACAAAGGGCCCCGGCATGGGCGCGCCGTTAACCAgcgtcgccgtcgccgcccgCACCTTGGCCCTGCTGTGGGACAAGCCCCTCGTCGGCGTCAACCACTGCGTCGGCCACATCGAGATGGGTCGCACCATCACCGGCGCGCAGAACCCCGTCGTGCTGTACGTCAGCGGCGGCAACAGCCAGGTCATCGCCTACGCCGAGCAGCGGTACCGCATCTTTGGCGAGACGCTCGACATCGCCGTCGGCAACTGCCTCGATCGCTTTGCGCGCACACTCGAGATCAGCAACGACCCGGCGCCGGGATATAATATCGAGCAGCTGGCCAAGAAGGGGGCGCGGTTACTGGAGCTGCCGTACGCCGTCAAGGGCATGGATTGCTCCTTCTCGGGCATCCTCGCCTATGCGGATATTCTCGCAGGCCAGATGAAGGCGGCGCAGGCCAAGGGGGAGGAGACGTTTACACCGGCTGATTTGTGCTTTTCCCTGCAGGAGACAGTGTTTGCCATGTTGGTCGAGATCACGGAGCGGGCCATGGCACACGTTGGCAGCAATCAGGTATTGATTGTGGGAGGTGTCGGCTGCAACGAGAGGCTACAAGAGATGATGGGTGGCATGGCTGCGGAGAGAGGCGGCAGTGTCTATGCGACAGACGAGCGCTTCTGCATCGACAACGGCATCATGATTGCTCATGCTGGCCTATTGGCCTACGAGACCGGCTTCAGGACGTCCCTCGAGGACAGTTCATGCACACAAAGATTTAGAACAGACGAGGTATTCGTCAAATGGAGAGACTAA